A single genomic interval of Rhizophagus irregularis chromosome 15, complete sequence harbors:
- a CDS encoding uncharacterized protein (SECRETED:cutsite_GAG-VS; SECRETED:prob_0.3349); SECRETED:SignalP(1-17) has protein sequence MASYLVILFLIGIDGAGVSFDRNVSKASILNKFLPMMERTNADNPSIFKIICDKFSNYKVAAFASWEKIITGMIKSEIVMTLTDNYVSSIVDDIINHIENPLIIQYHGGLGKGHDGGSDEEKNVFIGWNHDLKEKSVNINSNMC, from the exons ATGGCATCATATTTAgtaatattgtttttaattgGAATTGATGGAGCTGGAGTATCATTTGATCGAAACGTTTCAAAAGCTTCTATCTTAAATAAGTTTTTGCCAATG ATGGAACGTACAAATGCGGATAATCCaagcatatttaaaataatttgcgataaattttctaattataaagTAGCTGCATTTGCTTCAtgggaaaaaataattacaggGATGATTAAATCCGAGATAGTAATGA cGTTAACCGATAACTATGTTAGCTCGATAGTTGATGACATAATTAACCATATTGAAAATCCATTAATAATACAGTATCATGGAGGATTGGGAAAAGGTCATGATGGTGGTAGTGacgaagaaaaaaatgtttttattggCTGGAATCATGATCTAAAAGAAAAGtcagttaatattaattcgaaTATGTGTTGA